One stretch of Pandoraea oxalativorans DNA includes these proteins:
- the lplT gene encoding lysophospholipid transporter LplT — MKKGFYTIMAAQFFSSLADNALLIAAIALLKDLHSPQWMTPLLKLFFVLSYVILAAYVGAFADSMPKGKVMFISNTIKVAGCLMMLFGSHPLIAYGVVGFGAAAYSPAKYGILTELLPAEKLVAANGWIEGLTVSSIILGTVLGGALISPHISAWVLQHTPEVINSPAMAAMIIIMGIYVIAALFNLRIPDTGARYARQERNPIKLISDFADCFVTLWRDKLGQISLAVTTLFWGAGATLQFIVLRWAEKALGMTLSEGAILQAVSAVGVAIGAIVAASRIPLKRSLSVLPVGIAMGIAVMAMAFFSKDLLPWGTEWKVPLYLIVSYIFLIIVGALAGFFVVPMNALLQHRGHVLLSAGHSIAVQNFNENLSVLIMLCLYALLIWFNVPVGVVIILFGVFVSGTMWLVMKRHQANQREFDSVALIGEVKH, encoded by the coding sequence ATGAAGAAAGGCTTTTATACCATCATGGCCGCGCAGTTTTTTTCGTCGCTGGCCGACAATGCATTGCTGATTGCCGCAATCGCACTCCTGAAGGATCTGCATTCCCCGCAGTGGATGACACCGCTGCTCAAACTCTTCTTCGTTCTCTCGTACGTCATTCTCGCCGCCTATGTCGGTGCGTTCGCCGACTCGATGCCCAAGGGCAAGGTCATGTTCATCAGCAACACGATCAAGGTCGCGGGCTGTCTGATGATGCTGTTCGGCTCGCATCCGCTGATTGCGTACGGCGTGGTGGGCTTCGGCGCAGCGGCGTACTCGCCCGCGAAGTACGGCATTCTCACGGAGCTATTGCCCGCCGAGAAACTCGTCGCGGCGAACGGCTGGATCGAAGGGTTGACCGTCAGTTCGATCATCCTCGGCACCGTACTCGGCGGCGCGCTCATCAGTCCACACATATCCGCATGGGTGCTGCAGCACACCCCTGAGGTGATCAACTCGCCGGCGATGGCCGCGATGATCATCATCATGGGCATTTATGTGATTGCCGCGCTGTTCAATCTGCGCATTCCGGATACCGGCGCACGTTATGCGCGTCAGGAGCGCAATCCGATCAAGCTGATCTCCGACTTCGCCGATTGCTTCGTCACGCTGTGGCGCGACAAGCTGGGCCAGATCTCGCTCGCCGTCACCACGCTGTTCTGGGGCGCCGGTGCGACGCTCCAGTTCATCGTGCTGCGCTGGGCCGAAAAGGCCCTCGGCATGACGCTTTCCGAAGGTGCAATCCTGCAAGCCGTATCGGCGGTAGGCGTCGCCATCGGCGCGATCGTCGCCGCCTCGCGCATTCCACTCAAGCGCTCGCTGTCGGTGCTGCCGGTCGGCATTGCGATGGGGATTGCCGTCATGGCCATGGCCTTCTTCTCGAAGGACTTGCTGCCCTGGGGCACCGAATGGAAGGTGCCGCTGTATCTGATCGTCTCGTATATCTTCCTGATCATCGTCGGCGCGCTCGCGGGTTTCTTCGTGGTGCCGATGAATGCCCTGCTCCAGCACCGTGGCCACGTACTGCTCTCGGCCGGTCACTCCATCGCCGTGCAGAACTTCAACGAGAACCTGTCGGTGCTGATCATGCTATGCCTCTACGCACTGCTGATCTGGTTCAACGTACCGGTCGGGGTCGTGATCATTCTTTTCGGGGTGTTCGTGTCGGGCACGATGTGGCTCGTCATGAAGCGTCACCAGGCCAATCAGCGCGAATTCGATTCGGTCGCGCTCATTGGCGAAGTCAAGCATTGA
- a CDS encoding uracil-DNA glycosylase — MPWPKAILEEFGLWPVWMSNDAVANAAHAARAAQAAGVAAAASAEHGDVATLDAPGAAHSDDSPPWDVAPSTVPTSAPVSAPVSAPVSAPVSTARPAARASAFDDALARPASATPPAPRDFAPAPVARETSRRAASDMPPDDIPMWLDSEGNGDGDAAADAALWSIVRDAGEDAPSRPALPGVETLDWEALTERVAGCRLCGLCEKRTQTVFGVGDREADWLLVGEAPGQQEDLQSEPFVGQAGKLLDNMLRASALRRGENVYIANVLKCRPPNNRDPEPAEVASCEPYLKRQVALLKPRVIVVMGRFAAQSILRTQASIASLRGRVHEYEGVPVIVTYHPAYLLRSLPDKAKAWTDWCLARATYEAVCETTPDHKPTAN; from the coding sequence GTGCCGTGGCCTAAAGCGATTCTGGAAGAGTTCGGGCTGTGGCCGGTATGGATGTCCAACGACGCCGTGGCGAATGCGGCCCATGCGGCCCGTGCGGCGCAGGCCGCCGGTGTTGCGGCTGCGGCGTCAGCCGAGCACGGCGACGTGGCGACGCTCGATGCGCCGGGTGCTGCCCACAGCGACGATTCGCCGCCGTGGGATGTCGCGCCGTCGACCGTGCCAACAAGCGCGCCGGTGAGTGCGCCGGTGAGTGCGCCGGTGAGTGCGCCGGTGAGTACGGCACGTCCTGCTGCCCGTGCGTCCGCGTTCGACGATGCGCTTGCGCGTCCGGCGTCTGCGACACCCCCCGCGCCGCGCGACTTCGCGCCCGCGCCGGTGGCACGGGAGACTTCGCGTCGCGCCGCTTCGGACATGCCGCCGGACGACATCCCGATGTGGCTGGACAGCGAAGGCAACGGCGATGGCGATGCCGCCGCCGATGCCGCGCTGTGGTCGATCGTGCGCGATGCGGGCGAGGACGCACCGTCGCGTCCGGCATTGCCGGGCGTGGAGACGCTGGACTGGGAGGCGCTCACGGAGCGCGTTGCCGGTTGCCGTTTGTGTGGTTTGTGCGAGAAGCGCACGCAAACGGTGTTCGGCGTTGGCGACCGTGAGGCCGACTGGCTTCTGGTGGGCGAAGCGCCGGGGCAGCAGGAGGACTTGCAGAGCGAGCCGTTCGTCGGTCAGGCGGGTAAGCTGCTCGACAACATGCTGAGGGCGTCGGCCTTGCGGCGAGGCGAGAACGTGTACATCGCCAACGTGCTCAAGTGCCGTCCGCCAAACAACCGCGATCCCGAGCCAGCTGAAGTGGCGAGTTGCGAGCCCTATCTCAAGCGTCAGGTCGCGTTGCTCAAGCCGCGCGTGATCGTGGTCATGGGCCGCTTTGCGGCGCAGAGTATTTTGCGCACACAGGCGAGCATCGCCAGCTTGCGCGGACGCGTGCATGAGTACGAAGGGGTGCCGGTGATCGTGACGTACCATCCGGCCTATCTGTTGCGCAGTCTGCCCGACAAGGCCAAGGCCTGGACGGATTGGTGCCTGGCGCGGGCTACCTACGAGGCCGTGTGCGAAACGACTCCGGACCACAAGCCTACGGCGAACTGA
- the thiD gene encoding bifunctional hydroxymethylpyrimidine kinase/phosphomethylpyrimidine kinase, translated as MNLRQPSQTRPSSIPIALTIAGSDSGGGAGIQADLKTFSALGAYGASVITALTAQNTQRVTGIHTTPASFVTAQMDAVFQDLEVDAVKLGMLANADVVRAVAAGLRRYKPRFVVLDTVMISKSGHALLQPDAVAALRDELLPLADLITPNLPEAAALLGVEAATDEAGMERQAQALRALGARNVLVKGGHLAGDLSPDWLVSAAGVERFNAPRIAAHNTHGTGCTLSAALAALRPRRNDWPDTVRDAKAYLNGALAASDELRIGKGIGPVHHFHAVWPKD; from the coding sequence ATGAATTTGCGTCAGCCTTCCCAAACGCGTCCATCGTCCATTCCCATCGCCCTCACCATCGCCGGTTCCGACTCCGGCGGTGGCGCAGGCATTCAGGCCGACCTCAAGACCTTCTCCGCCCTCGGCGCCTACGGCGCCAGTGTGATTACGGCGCTCACCGCGCAGAACACGCAGCGCGTGACGGGCATTCACACGACGCCCGCGAGTTTTGTGACGGCGCAGATGGACGCCGTCTTTCAGGACCTGGAGGTCGACGCCGTGAAGCTTGGCATGCTCGCTAACGCGGATGTCGTGCGTGCGGTAGCCGCCGGGCTGCGTCGGTACAAGCCGCGCTTCGTCGTGCTCGACACGGTCATGATCTCGAAGAGCGGTCACGCGCTGCTGCAACCAGACGCAGTCGCTGCCTTGCGCGACGAACTGCTGCCGCTGGCCGATCTCATCACGCCGAATCTGCCAGAAGCGGCAGCATTGCTGGGGGTGGAAGCAGCGACGGACGAAGCCGGGATGGAGCGTCAGGCACAGGCCCTGCGCGCGCTCGGTGCACGCAACGTGCTGGTCAAAGGGGGTCATCTGGCGGGGGATCTGAGCCCGGACTGGCTCGTGAGTGCGGCTGGCGTCGAGCGGTTCAATGCGCCGCGCATCGCTGCGCATAATACGCACGGCACCGGCTGCACCCTCTCCGCGGCGCTCGCCGCACTGCGCCCGCGTCGCAATGACTGGCCGGACACCGTGCGCGACGCGAAGGCGTATCTCAACGGCGCGCTGGCCGCCAGCGACGAACTTCGGATCGGCAAAGGCATTGGGCCGGTCCATCACTTTCACGCCGTCTGGCCGAAAGACTGA
- the alr gene encoding alanine racemase, with protein MPRPIKASIHTAALAHNLDVARRHAPNSKVWAVVKANAYGHGIENAYPGLRDADGFGLLDLEEAVRLRELGWAGPVLLLEGFFKPEDLAIVDKYGLTTTVHSDEQLRMLETTRLTKPLNIQLKMNSGMNRLGFAPERFRAAWERARAITGVSQIVLMTHFSDADGERGIAHQMETFERGACDVPGERSLSNSAATLFHPAAHGAWVRPGIMLYGSSPKGLEVTAAQLDLQPTQTLEAELIGIQDVPAGGSVGYGSSFVAQTPMRVGTVACGYADGYPRVAPTGTPILVDGVRTRTVGRVSMDMLSVDLTPVPQARVGASVTLWGRGLCIDEVAASAGTLGYELMCAVARRVPIHAV; from the coding sequence ATGCCTCGTCCAATCAAAGCTTCGATTCATACCGCAGCACTCGCCCATAATCTCGATGTCGCCCGCCGTCACGCCCCCAACAGCAAAGTCTGGGCGGTGGTCAAGGCCAATGCCTACGGCCATGGCATCGAAAACGCTTATCCCGGATTGCGTGACGCCGATGGCTTCGGCCTGCTCGACCTCGAGGAGGCCGTGCGTCTGCGAGAGCTGGGCTGGGCCGGGCCCGTCCTGCTGCTCGAAGGGTTCTTCAAACCGGAAGACCTCGCCATCGTCGACAAGTACGGTCTGACGACCACGGTGCATAGCGACGAACAGTTGCGCATGCTCGAGACCACGCGTCTGACCAAGCCCCTCAATATCCAGCTCAAGATGAACTCCGGCATGAACCGTCTCGGTTTCGCGCCGGAACGCTTTCGTGCGGCGTGGGAGCGTGCACGTGCGATTACCGGCGTGAGTCAGATCGTGCTGATGACGCACTTCTCCGACGCCGACGGCGAGCGGGGCATCGCGCATCAGATGGAGACGTTCGAGCGCGGTGCTTGCGATGTGCCGGGCGAGCGCAGCCTGTCCAATTCGGCCGCCACGCTGTTCCATCCGGCCGCGCACGGTGCGTGGGTGCGTCCCGGCATCATGCTCTACGGTTCCTCGCCGAAGGGGCTGGAAGTGACGGCCGCGCAACTCGACCTTCAGCCGACGCAGACGCTCGAAGCCGAACTCATCGGCATTCAGGACGTGCCTGCCGGCGGCTCCGTCGGCTACGGCAGTTCGTTTGTCGCGCAGACGCCGATGCGCGTAGGCACCGTGGCATGCGGTTATGCGGATGGCTATCCGCGCGTCGCACCCACGGGCACGCCGATTCTGGTGGACGGTGTGCGCACGCGTACCGTCGGACGCGTATCGATGGACATGTTGTCGGTCGATCTCACGCCGGTGCCGCAGGCGCGCGTGGGGGCGTCCGTCACCTTGTGGGGGCGCGGCCTGTGTATCGACGAGGTCGCCGCGTCGGCCGGTACGCTGGGTTATGAGCTGATGTGTGCGGTGGCGCGTCGCGTGCCGATTCACGCCGTCTGA
- the radA gene encoding DNA repair protein RadA, producing MAKAKTVYICTECGGQTPKWAGQCPHCNGWNTLVESVAEASTGHRYQSLAKSTPIRKLAEIEASDVPRFSSGVSEFDRVLGGGLVAGGVVLIGGDPGIGKSTLLLQSLAHLARERRALYVSGEESGAQIALRAQRLGLGAAGEGGGELDLLAEIQLEKILGAIESEKPDVVVIDSIQTIYSEALTSAPGSVAQVRECAAQLTRTAKQSGVTVIMVGHVTKEGSLAGPRVLEHIVDTVLYFEGDTHSSYRLVRAFKNRFGAVNELGVFAMTEKGLRGVANPSALFLSQHEQSVPGSCVLVTQEGTRPLLVEVQALVDTAQVPNPRRLAVGLEQNRLAMLLAVMHRHAGIACFDQDVFLNAVGGVKITEPAADLAVLLAIHSSLRNKPLPRGIVAFGEVGLAGEIRPSPRGQDRLKEAATLGFSIAIIPKANAPKQPIDGLEVHAVDRLEQAISVVAGL from the coding sequence ATGGCTAAAGCTAAGACCGTCTATATCTGTACCGAATGCGGTGGCCAGACCCCCAAGTGGGCTGGCCAGTGTCCTCATTGCAACGGCTGGAATACGCTCGTCGAATCGGTGGCGGAGGCGTCTACCGGCCATCGCTATCAATCGCTGGCCAAGAGCACGCCGATTCGCAAGCTGGCGGAAATCGAAGCCTCCGATGTACCGCGTTTTTCCAGCGGCGTGAGCGAATTCGATCGCGTGCTGGGCGGTGGTCTGGTCGCGGGCGGGGTAGTGCTGATCGGTGGCGACCCGGGGATCGGCAAGTCGACGCTGCTGCTGCAATCGCTCGCGCATCTCGCGCGTGAGCGCCGTGCGCTGTACGTGAGCGGGGAAGAATCCGGCGCGCAGATTGCGTTGCGTGCGCAGCGGCTCGGTCTCGGCGCGGCCGGTGAGGGCGGTGGCGAACTCGACCTGCTCGCGGAAATCCAGCTTGAGAAGATTCTCGGTGCGATCGAATCGGAGAAGCCCGACGTCGTGGTCATCGACTCGATTCAGACGATCTATTCCGAAGCCCTGACATCGGCCCCGGGATCGGTCGCGCAAGTGCGCGAGTGCGCAGCGCAACTGACGCGCACCGCCAAGCAAAGTGGCGTGACGGTCATTATGGTCGGCCACGTGACGAAGGAAGGCAGCCTCGCCGGGCCGCGCGTGTTGGAACACATCGTGGACACGGTGCTGTATTTCGAAGGCGATACGCATTCGTCGTATCGTCTGGTGCGTGCGTTCAAGAACCGCTTCGGTGCCGTGAACGAACTGGGCGTGTTCGCGATGACGGAAAAGGGCCTGCGCGGCGTGGCCAATCCGTCGGCGCTGTTCCTCTCGCAGCATGAGCAGAGCGTGCCGGGTTCGTGCGTGCTGGTGACGCAGGAGGGCACACGGCCGCTGCTCGTCGAAGTGCAGGCGCTGGTCGATACGGCGCAGGTGCCCAATCCGCGACGTCTGGCCGTGGGCCTGGAGCAGAACCGTCTGGCCATGTTGCTGGCGGTGATGCACCGTCATGCGGGCATTGCCTGTTTCGATCAGGACGTGTTTCTCAATGCCGTCGGCGGCGTGAAGATTACCGAGCCGGCGGCCGACCTCGCGGTGTTGCTCGCGATCCATTCGTCATTGCGCAACAAACCGCTGCCGCGGGGCATCGTGGCTTTCGGGGAAGTGGGGCTTGCCGGGGAAATCCGGCCGAGTCCGCGCGGTCAGGATCGTCTGAAGGAGGCGGCCACGCTGGGCTTCTCGATTGCGATCATTCCGAAGGCGAACGCGCCGAAACAGCCGATCGACGGACTGGAAGTCCACGCCGTCGACCGTCTGGAACAAGCCATCTCGGTCGTAGCCGGTCTGTAG
- the cls gene encoding cardiolipin synthase, with product MVLNWLDVGFAVACLHALGIAAAIHAVLTVRTSQGAVAWAVSLVTMPYLTLIPYLFLGRSKFIGYVEARRARNEVLQSRMGETQWRGEPPVAMEAHPEFAALTAMTGMSFVAGNRVRLLVNGRATFDAIFAAIDRARDYVLVQFFIVKDDALGRALSARLLARAATGVKVYLLYDSIGSHDLPRSYCEKLREGGVQVHEFAAKKRGIFVNRFQLNFRNHRKIVVIDGNEAFIGGHNVGVEYLGEKPPLAPWRDTHISVRGPAVVGIQRAFAEDWHWCTGLVPELNRQPVASGEDMHCQVVPSGPADRRETSSLFFVTAINAAQKRIWLTTPYFVPDEAVFAALRLAVLRGVDVRLLIPDRADHYVVFEATTSYAYEAARSGINVYRYHHGFVHQKVVLIDDNAAAVGSANLDNRSFRLNFEIMLLTVDRGFADDVAYMLTNDFEHATLLSKDDFRTIPKWRQIVMRVARLFAPVL from the coding sequence ATGGTGCTCAACTGGCTCGACGTCGGCTTTGCCGTCGCCTGTCTACATGCACTGGGGATCGCCGCCGCGATCCATGCCGTTCTGACGGTGCGCACTTCGCAGGGCGCCGTCGCCTGGGCCGTCTCGCTCGTGACGATGCCCTATCTCACGCTCATCCCCTATCTGTTTCTCGGACGCTCGAAGTTCATCGGCTACGTCGAAGCGCGCCGGGCGCGCAACGAGGTGTTGCAATCCCGAATGGGCGAGACGCAGTGGCGCGGTGAGCCGCCTGTCGCGATGGAAGCGCACCCGGAGTTTGCAGCGCTCACGGCCATGACGGGGATGTCGTTCGTGGCAGGCAATCGCGTCCGGTTGCTCGTCAACGGACGGGCCACGTTCGACGCCATCTTCGCCGCGATCGACCGCGCACGCGATTACGTCCTCGTTCAGTTCTTCATCGTCAAGGACGACGCGCTCGGACGTGCCCTATCCGCTCGCCTGTTGGCGCGCGCTGCAACGGGCGTGAAGGTCTATCTTCTCTACGACAGCATCGGCAGCCACGACCTGCCGCGCAGCTATTGCGAGAAGCTGCGTGAGGGTGGCGTGCAGGTGCATGAGTTTGCAGCCAAAAAGCGCGGCATCTTCGTCAATCGCTTTCAACTCAATTTCCGCAATCACCGCAAGATCGTGGTGATCGACGGCAACGAAGCGTTCATCGGAGGGCACAACGTCGGGGTGGAATACCTCGGTGAGAAGCCGCCGCTCGCGCCGTGGCGTGACACGCACATTTCCGTGCGTGGGCCGGCCGTGGTGGGTATTCAGCGAGCCTTTGCCGAGGACTGGCACTGGTGTACGGGACTGGTGCCGGAGCTCAATCGTCAACCCGTCGCATCGGGCGAAGACATGCACTGTCAGGTGGTGCCGAGTGGCCCGGCGGATCGTCGGGAAACGTCCTCGCTCTTCTTCGTCACGGCGATCAATGCCGCACAAAAGCGCATCTGGCTCACCACGCCCTACTTCGTCCCCGACGAAGCGGTATTCGCGGCGCTGCGCCTGGCGGTACTGCGCGGTGTCGATGTGCGCCTACTGATTCCGGACCGGGCGGACCATTATGTGGTATTCGAGGCGACGACGTCGTATGCCTACGAGGCGGCGCGCAGCGGCATCAACGTCTACCGTTATCACCACGGCTTTGTCCATCAGAAGGTCGTGCTGATCGACGACAACGCGGCGGCGGTCGGCAGCGCGAACCTCGACAACCGGTCGTTCCGCCTGAACTTTGAAATCATGTTGCTGACGGTTGACCGAGGCTTCGCGGACGACGTCGCTTACATGCTGACCAACGACTTCGAGCACGCCACGTTGCTCAGCAAGGACGACTTCCGGACGATTCCGAAATGGCGTCAGATCGTGATGCGAGTGGCGCGCCTTTTTGCACCGGTTCTTTGA
- a CDS encoding DUF1853 family protein: MRNDSGPQAYGELIETLREAPVRDLAWLLLSADLLSATRFPAALAHFNAEPVFPSQILHDWLLACDADPAPLHEMLARGESHRLGRYAEQLLHFALLHSPHFDLHAAGLQVRDARRGNMTLGECDFLLTRLADRQLLHWELAVKLYLYVPPESSAIPVMPDMPGVPGALDERALQFRWLGPNLADSLADKVARLLGHQLRLTTLDAARSALPAEGPWLPQVYLKGWLFHPLGQQGRLPQLVSEGHGRGWWATPDAWWSHAQSASPHQAWAMLPRARWLAPARVDASAVLSPDAMRARIETHWHERGVAEPLLIVALRRGVGEQADGAWFECERGFIVPDFWAPRARHRIEELSERADAAARRALAQGADDAPSI; the protein is encoded by the coding sequence GTGCGAAACGACTCCGGACCACAAGCCTACGGCGAACTGATCGAAACGCTGCGCGAGGCGCCGGTGCGGGACCTCGCGTGGTTATTGCTGTCCGCCGATCTGCTCAGTGCCACCCGATTCCCGGCGGCGCTGGCGCACTTCAACGCCGAACCCGTCTTTCCCTCCCAAATTCTTCACGACTGGCTGCTTGCCTGCGACGCCGATCCCGCGCCGTTACACGAGATGCTGGCCCGCGGCGAAAGCCACCGTCTGGGGCGCTATGCAGAGCAACTGCTGCACTTCGCATTGCTGCATAGCCCGCACTTCGATCTGCATGCTGCCGGGTTGCAGGTTCGCGACGCCCGTCGCGGCAACATGACGCTTGGAGAGTGCGACTTTCTTCTGACGCGTCTCGCCGATCGTCAGCTGTTGCACTGGGAACTGGCGGTGAAGCTGTATCTGTACGTTCCGCCGGAGTCATCGGCTATACCGGTGATGCCGGACATGCCAGGCGTGCCGGGTGCGCTCGACGAGCGTGCCCTCCAGTTCCGTTGGCTCGGACCTAATCTCGCCGACAGTCTCGCTGACAAGGTGGCGCGGTTGCTCGGTCATCAATTGCGCCTGACCACACTCGACGCAGCGCGCAGTGCGCTACCGGCCGAAGGGCCGTGGTTGCCTCAGGTGTATCTCAAGGGGTGGCTGTTTCATCCGCTGGGACAGCAGGGGCGGCTGCCGCAACTGGTGTCCGAGGGGCATGGCAGAGGCTGGTGGGCGACGCCCGATGCGTGGTGGTCGCACGCGCAATCGGCGTCACCCCATCAGGCGTGGGCCATGCTGCCGCGCGCGCGCTGGCTTGCGCCCGCACGCGTGGACGCTTCGGCGGTGCTCTCGCCGGATGCCATGCGCGCCCGCATTGAGACGCACTGGCATGAGCGAGGCGTGGCGGAGCCGCTGCTGATCGTTGCGTTGAGAAGAGGCGTTGGCGAGCAAGCCGACGGTGCCTGGTTCGAATGCGAGCGAGGTTTCATCGTCCCCGACTTCTGGGCGCCGCGTGCGCGGCATCGCATCGAAGAGCTGAGTGAGCGGGCAGACGCCGCTGCGCGACGTGCGCTCGCGCAGGGGGCCGACGACGCGCCATCGATCTGA
- a CDS encoding ATP-binding cassette domain-containing protein, translated as MIRFEHLTLARGTKQLFEDISVTLNPGERVGLVGANGAGKSTLFALLRGQLHADGGDVFIPGAWRIAHVMQETPAVERTALDYVLDGDTRLRDIEARIAQAEAAHDGHAQGEAHSAFADADGYTAPARGEALLLGLGFTLAQTQLPVTSFSGGWRMRLNLAQALMCPSDLLLLDEPTNHLDLDAIVWLEDWLKRYAGTLIVISHDREFLDEVCNVILHIENQQIKRYGGNYSQFEITRGQQLALQQNAFDKQQKTIAYLESFITRFKAKATKARQAQSRMKALEKMERIAPAHVASPFTFEFRTADSAPNPMLVLEGVRCGYHLDDGSEKVILPHVTMSVQNEQRIGLLGANGQGKSTLIKTLAGTLAALAGDVKTGKGLQIGYFAQHQVETLRHDDSPLQHLQRLAPDTREQELRDFLGGFNFRGDMATSSIAPFSGGEKARLALALIIWQKPNLLLLDEPTNHLDLETRHALTMALAQFDGTLILVSHDRHLLRATTDQFLLVAAGEVKPFDGDLDDYRDWLLQHAADQRAAAREASGGAGDSASGDDGVNRRDQKRAEAQERQRLSQLRKPLQRKIEKLEASMSQLSDEKARLDAILADSATYEEANKSLLTDSLKQQADVTARLADVEAEWLEAQEAMEQIV; from the coding sequence GTGATCCGATTCGAACACCTTACCCTCGCGCGCGGCACCAAGCAGCTTTTTGAAGACATTTCCGTCACGCTCAACCCCGGCGAGCGCGTAGGTCTCGTCGGGGCCAACGGCGCAGGCAAATCGACTCTGTTCGCGCTGTTGCGCGGCCAGTTGCATGCCGACGGCGGCGACGTCTTCATCCCCGGGGCATGGCGTATCGCGCACGTGATGCAAGAGACGCCCGCAGTCGAGCGCACTGCGCTCGACTACGTGCTCGACGGCGATACGCGATTGCGCGACATCGAAGCTCGCATTGCCCAGGCCGAAGCCGCGCACGACGGTCACGCACAGGGGGAAGCGCACAGCGCGTTTGCCGACGCCGACGGCTACACCGCCCCCGCACGCGGCGAGGCGCTATTGCTCGGCCTCGGCTTCACGCTTGCACAGACGCAGCTCCCGGTGACGAGCTTCTCGGGCGGTTGGCGCATGCGTCTGAATCTGGCGCAGGCGCTGATGTGCCCGTCCGATTTGCTCCTGCTCGACGAACCGACCAACCACCTGGATCTGGACGCCATCGTCTGGCTCGAAGACTGGCTCAAGCGCTACGCAGGCACGCTGATCGTGATTTCCCACGATCGCGAATTTCTGGACGAGGTCTGTAACGTCATCCTGCATATCGAGAATCAGCAGATCAAGCGCTACGGCGGCAATTACAGCCAGTTCGAGATCACGCGCGGCCAGCAACTGGCGCTGCAACAGAACGCCTTCGATAAACAGCAGAAGACGATTGCTTACCTCGAATCGTTCATCACGCGCTTCAAAGCCAAGGCGACCAAGGCACGTCAGGCGCAGAGCCGCATGAAGGCGCTTGAAAAGATGGAACGCATCGCGCCCGCCCACGTCGCGTCGCCGTTCACGTTCGAGTTCCGAACGGCCGACAGCGCACCGAATCCGATGCTCGTGCTCGAAGGCGTTCGCTGCGGCTATCACCTCGACGATGGCAGCGAAAAGGTGATCCTGCCGCATGTGACGATGTCGGTGCAGAACGAGCAACGCATCGGCCTGCTCGGCGCCAACGGCCAAGGGAAATCGACACTGATCAAGACGCTGGCCGGTACGCTTGCAGCGCTTGCCGGAGACGTGAAGACCGGCAAGGGACTACAGATCGGCTACTTCGCGCAACATCAGGTCGAAACCTTGCGTCACGACGATTCGCCGTTGCAGCATTTGCAGCGTCTCGCGCCCGACACGCGCGAGCAGGAATTACGCGACTTCCTCGGTGGCTTCAACTTCCGGGGCGATATGGCGACGTCGTCCATCGCGCCCTTCTCGGGCGGCGAAAAGGCACGTCTCGCGCTCGCGCTGATCATCTGGCAAAAGCCAAACCTTCTGCTGCTGGACGAACCGACCAACCACCTGGATCTGGAAACGCGCCACGCACTGACGATGGCCCTCGCACAGTTCGACGGCACGCTGATTCTCGTCTCGCACGACCGGCACCTGCTGCGCGCAACGACCGATCAGTTCCTGCTCGTGGCCGCCGGCGAAGTCAAGCCGTTCGACGGCGATCTCGACGATTACCGCGACTGGCTGCTGCAACACGCGGCCGACCAGCGCGCAGCCGCACGCGAAGCCAGCGGGGGCGCCGGCGATAGCGCGAGTGGCGACGATGGCGTCAACCGGCGCGATCAGAAGCGCGCCGAGGCGCAGGAACGCCAGCGTCTGTCGCAACTGCGCAAGCCGCTCCAGCGCAAGATCGAGAAACTCGAAGCGTCGATGAGCCAACTGTCGGACGAGAAGGCCCGGCTCGATGCCATCCTCGCCGACAGCGCCACGTACGAAGAGGCGAACAAATCGCTCCTGACCGATAGCCTCAAGCAGCAGGCCGATGTCACCGCCAGGCTCGCCGACGTGGAAGCCGAATGGCTCGAAGCGCAGGAAGCCATGGAGCAGATCGTCTGA